The genomic window CCGACATAATCTGCATCGCACAGATCACATGAGAAACGGTAAACAACTGgtggcttgatttctttgggtTTACGATCTTATCCAATTTCTTGCTCACAAAAGCAGGCAGCAATGTTGGGACAATTTTATGGCTAAGATCGCACAACTGCTTCCGAACCGCATTCGCGGTCACTTGATCCTTGAATGGAAGACTAGTTCTTATTGCGCAGTTGCGCGATCTTAGTCATAAGGTTTTCCCTACATTGCAGCCTGTTTTTGTGAGCAAGAAATTGGGGCAAGATCTTAAACCCAAAGAAATCGAGCCGTCAATTGTGAATCGGCTATGCGTTATTTATCGTTTCTCGTGTGATCTGTGCGATGCAGATTATGTCGGGTACACAGCCCGACAACTTCATCAATACATTGCTAAACACAAATGTATTCGGTAATCGGTCGACATTTCGTGGAAGCTCACGATAGCAACcaccttttgaaagaaaaccaatttaGAGTTTTAACAAAGTGCCAgggaaaatttgtttgtttagtcTCTGAAATGCTGTTCAACAAGAATCTCAAGCCTAATTTAAATATCCAGACGGACTCCATACGAGctaaactttttgtttaattactaATGATCTTTTCTTACGTTACAGCTTTTTATCACCCATTGTTATTTTAGCATGTAGAGACTGCAACttgcaaatatatttttttatttgataatgaCGTTTAGCCAACGGCCAACGTCGAAATGTCGTCGTTTTTTCGCAATCTTTAAACGTTTTTAAGAATgtttatcgcaattttttattgttaaacttattgtaaaaaatataaaatggacTGTCTTCAATTCTCACTGCAATTAAActactttcatttctttttatgtcTTCAGGCATCTTCGACGCATTCCACTGTTGTTACTACGTCTCCGTCATATAAAAGTTCTATCATTGATAAATCATTTTTagtgacaaaattattttacttataAATCTATTTTCTTGCTTTCATCTCATCTTGGACAAAACTAAACGCATCTGCTTTACCGGATTTTCCAACAAAACTAAACTCAGTTCTTTGACTCGACTGTTTTGGAAGTCTTAAAGGGATTGTTGACGCGCCACTCATAACAGGCGGTTGAACGACTGGATgggaattaaaaggaaattgtaTCGGAAATTGCTGTTGTGTTCCTTGTGGTCCGCTGGCAGGTAACGCGACAATTGGTTGCGTAGTTCTGTTGTGTGACAATTCGTCTCCATTCCCGAAAATTTGTGAACCACTTTTAAGATTTACTGAGACAGAGCCGGGGGTATTTACATTCAAAGAGTTCATTGGACGTAAATTGTTGTCCTGAGGTGATATTATATTGTTGCCGTAGCTCACAAGTTGCGGATCCTTTAGAACGTTTGTCTTTGAATCCGAATAgtaattatttcttgtttcagtaaTTGAAGCCAAATTGGATTGCGTGACATGATTTCCAACAGCATTCTTGCTGTCCGTTAGCAATGGATCAAACAGATCTGTCACGCTGTCCTTAGAAGCTTCTTGGGCGTTAGCCTGTTTGACCGGGCTTAATCGTGTGATATCCTCTTTAACGGAAAACAAATCATCTAAGTCAGATTTAGAACCCTTATCTCTTTGATTTGTAGTATTGTTTTTTCTAAAGGTGTCACTCCCACTTGAAAGATCAAGTCCTTGGAACACATCCATAACTCCCCCTGAAGATTTCATCTCTGGAACAGTAGTGTTGGAATCAAATAGTGCCGATACTGTAGTGGTGTCTCTTTGCTGTGcatgggaaagaaaaagaaagtaagtaCTTTTAGTTTATAAGCTTCTAGTTGCTAATTGACCGAGTATTTTTGGTCTTACCGAATGCAAACTCATTCCAGAAAATAGAGCAAGATTTTGATCTGTAGTTGACTGAAGTGAGTAGTCAACAGTGTCTCCAATCTGCAAGATATAAAGAGACAAAGATTACCAACTTAACAGTCAGAATTGAAGGGTGAATTCAACTCTAATTCATCATGGTGAAAGAGAATATTGTTAAATGGATGCATTGTCCTGAGGCTAAATTGTACTGTTGATGTACCTAGTCATTTGTGGAGCCTCTTAAAGGCttgtctttgaattttttcttgcttcttaaATTGAGGTCACATAGGATTGCGTGACATGATCTCAAAGGGAATTAGTAAATGGCTGCTGGGCTTTAAACTTAGAATCCAGTTATgtcaaaataaaagcaaatgtaaagaaacaaaaataacaataataaaaaataaaagaaaaatagatcaTCAGAGGTATAAACCTGGCATGGTCAGTCTAGAGTCTATAAAACTTACCACTTGGACATCTCTTTCTTCAACTGAGACTTGGGCATCTGCAAGGAAACAAAATCAAGCTTTATAGAGTTCAATGCTAAAGTTAGTTCAACCTCAAATGATCAAATACCTCTACACTGTATGTGTTCTACATAAAGTAAAGCTATAATCTTTAACTCTTGGACCCATCTGTTGTGTATTCATTTAGAGAAGACTCTCACTCTTTAATTTAACCTTCTATATTCTGTCTTTATTCATCAATCAACTATCTAATAAGCTGGTGCAACTATGTTACTTGATTAAAGTCCTTTAACATCATTCAGTAATCCCAAAGATATTACTAACATTGGTACAAGTACTCTTTCTCTGTTCTCAACATACTGCACCATCTTAGAGAGAGTTACCCAAACTACTTAGGATAATAAGCTATTTCCTTTGGgttaaaaaatatacatgaCGGGGGTGGGGGGGAAGTACCATTGTTAGGATAGCCCTGCCCCTAAGGTAACCTTGCCTGACACATCCCTTGGGTTAGGGTGGGGTTATCCACTGGAAAGACTTCCAAATATAGCTTTGGGTATTGATAGCTTGGAAAAGATCACAGATGGAAGCATGTAGTACTGATTTCtcaatttgtgtttttttgctTATTATTCCATCTCTTGCAAACACTGAGTACTGCTAGTTATTTCCCTTCTGAAGTTTGTCACAATTATTTAGGCCAAAATCTATGATCAATATCATATGCTTCATGCTTACCTTTCTCAGTTacctctgtttttctttttgcattcaGTAAATACAAGatctaaataaaaacaatatattGTTTCTGTCAATATGTGTATGATGCATATCCACACagacaatattttaaaaaaaatcactcttcATTAAGTAAATTAATCTGATCCACTCACCTTTGCAGCCTTGGATAAAACACTACCACTTTCTGATTTTGTAATTCCTTCCAAATTTGTGCAAAATCGAGACATTCTTGAGGCCACACAAGGAATATCACTCTTTAAAAGGTGCTCCAAAACATGTAGTGACttctgcaaaaaaaagaaaaaaatttgaagtccataactttacaaaacaaaacaaaaaaatttaaccacaaTTTCACTTTGAATAGAGCCTGTTACATTCATAAATTAAACCATCCCAAATTTGAAATGgtactaaattttttttttaaattttaatatttataacCCCTCCATAAATAGCCATGGTAATAGTGTTTCATTTGCTAGGCATGTGACAAGCAAATATGG from Pocillopora verrucosa isolate sample1 chromosome 8, ASM3666991v2, whole genome shotgun sequence includes these protein-coding regions:
- the LOC131795444 gene encoding AP-4 complex accessory subunit tepsin — translated: MAAQMASSAMEKVSEKVSFAKKIPLLMKATSDDNNPTSGYMYQEITSITYESLSSCNSLLDFFISRLKRQSPYIKYKVLKILCYVGSNGHSEFRSALRHKADIVRETESFTGQLDHLQGDALNQRVRAAASELIALLFNVESSGTSTMHAMRGPTGKKMEGFGNSPSQQPKNKTWLDSMKTMAERLPEAANRFASKKEKESMASTGGSTGGIRFVNYVDFSDPDSDSKTFVDDEVSHHSSGDQESVELEDTLSVEVHLVENITSEGGIRAVPSKQDLNQFTKRCSSLNFNEVLIALNSRLLEPVTEVQLKSLHVLEHLLKSDIPCVASRMSRFCTNLEGITKSESGSVLSKAAKILYLLNAKRKTEVTEKDAQVSVEERDVQVIGDTVDYSLQSTTDQNLALFSGMSLHSQRDTTTVSALFDSNTTVPEMKSSGGVMDVFQGLDLSSGSDTFRKNNTTNQRDKGSKSDLDDLFSVKEDITRLSPVKQANAQEASKDSVTDLFDPLLTDSKNAVGNHVTQSNLASITETRNNYYSDSKTNVLKDPQLVSYGNNIISPQDNNLRPMNSLNVNTPGSVSVNLKSGSQIFGNGDELSHNRTTQPIVALPASGPQGTQQQFPIQFPFNSHPVVQPPVMSGASTIPLRLPKQSSQRTEFSFVGKSGKADAFSFVQDEMKARK